In Spiroplasma sp. SV19, one DNA window encodes the following:
- a CDS encoding lipoprotein: protein MKKLLTILGALTITTVGTVNIVSCTVRPNDNSSDTNGSMQNDMAILTKIASKVSKNINDYANNGNLKDSNAYPQLDSFYDLVSESQPSIEISASSGDHKEGLSIIKNGLKVVFENVNQQIKDEYSNYYINTMPLSFEETRDKFVLNYINLTKVAEITGTDISNLKTVQLQYSFMLNLDYKKLNQKMPFTISFLISNDIEKIGKLVNGTIAEVTKVLVSYFKDYMNIVIDKNNDFKSIYNNFQVNYVGDVKALDDIFVTKLGQNIKDDSTISLKLKQGIAFDDTGNKRLMKVVSSTITAENSGQIPKNLDLGNYQPALWAGEGVNPTGLTANNFVKAYRESLPVFNVDKENMMLAKLNVNLNYISIYGLPLSGILMINDQIYESNILISRQGLNNKLTNFGEIIVAFHKYYNIDIRKRKGENTWNNTINNSSIFHVKDVLSDLKNNIDSKDKILRKLLSNFKKSEVAQGLTDLNLFNIYNLIDDTKTRVGTNGYTKDKIIFDVSNGSFCLAFSFGITRMDSIFYGAYGANNGQASNHFWNAWFLIDK from the coding sequence ATGAAAAAATTATTAACTATTTTAGGAGCCTTAACGATAACTACTGTTGGAACAGTTAATATTGTTAGTTGTACGGTCAGGCCAAATGACAATAGTAGTGATACAAATGGTAGTATGCAAAATGATATGGCCATTTTAACTAAAATTGCTAGCAAAGTAAGTAAAAATATTAATGATTATGCCAATAATGGTAATTTAAAAGATTCAAATGCTTATCCGCAATTAGATTCTTTTTATGATTTAGTTTCAGAATCGCAACCAAGTATTGAAATCTCTGCTTCATCAGGTGATCATAAAGAAGGTTTAAGTATTATTAAAAATGGTTTAAAAGTAGTTTTTGAAAATGTTAACCAGCAAATAAAAGATGAATATTCAAATTATTATATTAATACAATGCCATTAAGTTTTGAAGAAACAAGAGATAAGTTTGTGTTAAATTATATTAATTTAACTAAAGTTGCTGAGATTACGGGAACAGATATTAGTAACTTAAAAACCGTTCAACTGCAATATAGTTTTATGTTAAATTTAGATTATAAAAAATTAAATCAAAAAATGCCCTTTACAATTTCATTTTTAATTTCTAATGATATTGAAAAAATTGGCAAGCTTGTTAATGGTACAATTGCAGAAGTTACAAAAGTTTTAGTTAGTTATTTTAAAGATTATATGAACATTGTTATTGATAAAAACAACGATTTTAAATCAATTTATAATAATTTTCAAGTTAATTATGTTGGAGATGTCAAAGCGTTAGATGATATTTTTGTGACTAAATTAGGTCAAAACATTAAAGATGATTCAACAATTTCGCTAAAGTTAAAACAAGGAATTGCTTTTGATGATACTGGTAACAAACGATTAATGAAAGTGGTGTCTTCAACAATTACAGCAGAGAATTCTGGACAAATTCCAAAGAACCTTGATTTAGGAAATTATCAACCAGCATTATGGGCGGGAGAAGGAGTTAATCCCACTGGATTGACAGCTAATAATTTTGTGAAAGCTTATAGAGAAAGTTTACCAGTTTTTAATGTTGATAAAGAAAATATGATGTTAGCAAAATTAAATGTTAATTTAAATTATATTAGTATTTATGGTTTGCCATTATCAGGAATATTAATGATTAATGATCAAATTTATGAAAGCAATATCTTAATTAGTCGGCAAGGGCTAAATAATAAATTAACTAATTTTGGGGAAATTATTGTTGCATTTCATAAATATTATAATATTGATATTCGCAAACGAAAAGGGGAAAATACTTGAAATAATACAATTAACAATTCTAGTATTTTTCATGTTAAAGATGTGTTATCAGATTTAAAAAATAATATTGATAGTAAGGATAAAATACTAAGAAAATTATTAAGTAATTTTAAAAAAAGTGAAGTAGCACAAGGATTAACTGATCTTAATTTATTTAATATTTATAATTTAATTGATGATACTAAGACACGAGTTGGTACTAATGGTTACACGAAGGACAAAATTATTTTTGATGTTAGTAATGGCTCATTTTGTTTAGCATTTTCTTTTGGAATAACAAGAATGGATTCAATTTTTTATGGAGCGTACGGTGCTAATAATGGGCAAGCGTCTAATCATTTTTGAAATGCATGGTTTTTAATTGACAAATAG
- a CDS encoding inorganic diphosphatase encodes MSKNNVLPIIVEIPKGSSNKYEYDLKTGRILLDRVLYGANFYPGEYGFIENTLDWDGDPLDVISLITYPTIPGCQINVRILGTINMIDNGEIDTKLMAVVADDPRFNHIQTLEDVPQHLRDEIENFFLQYKALQKKEVKIHGWSGLDQALKEIKECQERYIEYKDLLETKGKDAVMQIWKEKGLGQA; translated from the coding sequence ATGAGTAAAAATAATGTTTTACCAATTATAGTCGAGATTCCAAAAGGAAGCAGTAATAAATATGAATATGATCTTAAAACGGGTCGTATTCTCTTAGATCGTGTTTTATATGGGGCTAATTTTTATCCTGGTGAATATGGTTTCATCGAAAATACTTTAGATTGAGATGGTGACCCCCTAGATGTTATTTCACTAATTACATATCCAACAATTCCCGGATGTCAAATTAATGTTCGCATTTTAGGAACAATTAATATGATTGATAATGGTGAAATTGATACTAAATTAATGGCAGTTGTTGCTGATGATCCTCGTTTTAATCATATTCAAACATTAGAAGATGTTCCACAACATCTTCGTGATGAAATTGAAAACTTCTTCTTACAATATAAAGCATTGCAGAAAAAAGAAGTTAAAATTCACGGATGAAGTGGTTTAGACCAAGCTTTAAAAGAAATTAAAGAATGCCAAGAACGCTACATAGAATATAAAGACCTTTTAGAAACAAAAGGAAAAGATGCCGTAATGCAAATTTGAAAAGAAAAAGGATTAGGTCAAGCCTAA
- a CDS encoding deoxynucleoside kinase codes for MRITLAGVVGVGKSTVSKMLGEKHQYMVMDEPVEENPYLDQYYADPKDMAFKMQVYMVMARSKQLKQAKITSNIIFDRSILEDPIFVDVLYELGYMNNTDYKVYKEFYDVVVLQSLYLDENIKPELVVYLRVDPEIAIERIIKRGRASEQNVGSAYWTLLNRKYEEWYERVKDKFNFLVIDANNKTPEEIVAIISEKLTA; via the coding sequence ATGCGAATTACATTAGCTGGAGTTGTTGGAGTTGGAAAATCAACTGTTAGTAAAATGTTAGGAGAAAAACATCAGTATATGGTGATGGATGAACCAGTTGAAGAAAATCCATATTTAGATCAATATTATGCAGATCCCAAGGATATGGCTTTTAAAATGCAAGTGTATATGGTAATGGCCCGAAGTAAGCAATTAAAACAAGCAAAAATAACATCAAATATTATTTTTGATCGAAGTATTTTAGAAGATCCAATTTTTGTTGATGTTTTATATGAACTGGGATATATGAATAATACTGATTATAAAGTTTACAAAGAATTTTACGATGTTGTTGTTTTGCAAAGCTTATACTTAGATGAAAATATTAAGCCAGAATTAGTAGTTTACTTACGAGTTGACCCTGAGATTGCAATAGAACGAATTATCAAAAGAGGACGTGCTAGTGAACAAAATGTTGGCAGTGCTTATTGAACATTATTAAATCGTAAATATGAAGAATGATATGAACGAGTAAAAGACAAGTTTAACTTTTTAGTAATTGATGCAAATAATAAAACACCAGAAGAAATTGTGGCAATAATTTCAGAAAAGTTAACTGCTTAA
- a CDS encoding pseudouridine synthase, giving the protein MERLQKIIAARGYCSRRKAEELIVQGRVKVNNIVVTTLGTKVSKDDWIYIDNKLLIDENNEKVYLMLNKPRNCVSTMHDPQHRKTVLNYIKGVSQRIYPVGRLDYDTSGLLLLTNDGEFTNIITHPSHIINKTYHVLVSGCLTKPQLQQLATGVEIEPGITTSSAQAKLVKYQEDKDVSILLLTIHEGRKHQVKKMVQAVGHEVLKLKRIAIGFLQLDEALKPGEWRYLKPKEIKRFFGMASQLKIK; this is encoded by the coding sequence ATGGAACGATTACAAAAAATTATTGCAGCAAGAGGTTATTGTTCTCGTCGTAAGGCAGAAGAATTAATTGTCCAAGGGCGTGTAAAGGTTAACAATATTGTTGTGACAACATTAGGAACAAAAGTTAGTAAAGATGATTGAATTTATATTGATAATAAACTCCTTATTGATGAAAATAATGAGAAAGTTTATTTAATGTTAAATAAGCCTCGAAATTGTGTTTCAACAATGCATGACCCCCAACATCGTAAAACTGTTTTAAATTATATTAAAGGAGTTTCCCAACGAATTTATCCGGTTGGTCGTTTGGACTATGATACTAGTGGTTTATTACTATTGACTAATGATGGCGAATTTACTAATATTATTACACACCCAAGTCATATTATTAATAAGACCTATCATGTTTTAGTTTCTGGTTGCCTTACAAAACCCCAGTTGCAGCAATTAGCAACGGGAGTTGAAATTGAGCCAGGTATTACTACAAGTTCTGCGCAAGCAAAATTAGTAAAATACCAAGAAGATAAAGATGTTTCAATTTTGTTATTAACCATTCATGAAGGAAGAAAACATCAAGTTAAAAAAATGGTTCAAGCAGTTGGTCATGAAGTCCTTAAATTAAAACGAATTGCCATTGGTTTTTTACAGTTAGATGAAGCCTTAAAACCAGGTGAATGACGTTACTTAAAACCAAAAGAAATTAAGCGTTTTTTTGGAATGGCATCACAATTAAAAATAAAATAA
- the scpB gene encoding SMC-Scp complex subunit ScpB: MNLNEKIALLEGLLFISGDEGINLKEIAHILEISESESSELLLNLKTEYQTNNRRGLTITTFADKYRLTTKKEYYSFYLKLANNKIEARLSQAALETLAIIAYRGPISKPEIEELRGVNSDNVIQKLRARELIDEAGKSELPGKPMTYQITNEFLKVFNLTSLADLPQIKETIIDNDQDLFK; this comes from the coding sequence ATGAACTTAAATGAAAAAATAGCCTTATTAGAAGGCTTACTATTTATTAGTGGGGATGAAGGAATTAATTTAAAAGAAATTGCCCATATTCTTGAAATTTCAGAGTCGGAAAGTTCTGAATTGCTACTAAACTTAAAAACAGAGTATCAAACAAATAATAGACGGGGATTAACAATTACAACATTTGCGGATAAATATCGTTTGACAACTAAAAAAGAATATTATAGTTTTTATTTGAAATTAGCAAATAATAAAATAGAAGCGCGTTTATCACAAGCAGCTTTAGAAACATTAGCGATTATTGCGTACCGGGGACCAATTAGTAAACCAGAAATTGAAGAATTACGCGGGGTTAATTCGGACAATGTGATCCAAAAATTACGCGCACGAGAATTAATTGATGAAGCTGGAAAAAGTGAATTACCAGGAAAACCAATGACTTATCAAATTACAAATGAATTTTTGAAGGTCTTTAATTTGACGTCATTAGCAGATCTGCCCCAAATTAAAGAAACAATTATCGATAATGATCAGGATTTGTTTAAATAA
- a CDS encoding segregation/condensation protein A has translation MLNLSRYEVKLDNFSGPLDLLLHLVREKEMDLFDIKLTEITDQFLDYIRQMEQLNIEIASEYLTMASYLVETKTKLILPKEEVEIDDNYEKDSRDELINRLLEYKKIKEVSQYFKNQHQEGIQYLSKPRTIIKGNSVKEEDLPLSPKINIDKLTNSFLKMLERINATKPLESNVVITEVSPEEMADRIMFFLLNEDKEWLLEDLLGNFELSLQVFVACFIALLDLARHQKIEIEQYQHLEAIYIRKYMRKEGN, from the coding sequence ATGTTAAATCTATCACGTTATGAGGTAAAACTTGATAATTTTTCGGGACCATTAGATCTGTTGTTACACTTAGTAAGGGAAAAAGAAATGGACCTTTTTGACATTAAGTTAACAGAAATTACTGATCAATTTTTAGATTATATTCGACAAATGGAACAATTAAACATTGAAATTGCATCAGAATATTTAACTATGGCAAGTTATTTGGTTGAAACAAAAACAAAGTTAATATTACCAAAAGAAGAAGTTGAAATTGATGATAACTACGAAAAAGATTCACGTGATGAATTAATTAATCGTTTATTAGAATACAAAAAAATTAAGGAAGTTAGTCAATATTTTAAGAATCAACATCAAGAGGGGATTCAATATTTGTCAAAGCCACGGACAATTATTAAAGGAAATTCAGTCAAAGAAGAAGATTTACCATTGTCGCCAAAAATTAATATTGATAAATTAACAAATAGTTTTTTAAAAATGTTGGAACGAATTAATGCAACCAAACCATTAGAATCCAATGTTGTTATCACTGAAGTTTCACCAGAGGAAATGGCAGATCGTATTATGTTTTTCCTTTTAAATGAAGACAAAGAGTGGTTATTAGAAGATTTATTAGGTAATTTTGAATTGTCATTACAAGTTTTTGTTGCTTGTTTTATTGCTTTATTAGATTTGGCTCGTCATCAAAAAATTGAGATTGAACAATATCAACATTTAGAAGCAATTTATATTCGAAAATATATGAGGAAAGAGGGGAATTAA
- a CDS encoding thymidine phosphorylase — protein MDILALINKKKYGQELTREEINFIVEGYTSGSIPDYQMSAFLMAIYFQTMSISEILILTEAMINSGEIYDLSSISGFKVDKHSSGGVGDKVSLIYAPLVASFGLKVAKMSGRGLGQTGGTIDKLESIPGFKVEIPFSEFVKIINQTNLSIMSQTDNIVPADKKIYALRDVTATVDSLPLVAASVMCKKIATGSDGIILDVKCGNGAFMKTISEARKLAQIMVELGIKFNKKIAAEITNMSEPLGRTIGNAIEIYEVLQALKGTGPADLNYIVCESAALSLCQAGLFSDLATAVTACQAKMQTEEPLNYFRAFIKAQGGDLNFIDNDLPLKDILKVKNIIEIKATQAGYMEIIDTTELGLLAVRLGAGRATKNEEIDYHAGIYLNKKTGENVAVGDVVMTLYTNRYITEPVYKWAERTFKIVTVKPREQKLIYEIIQ, from the coding sequence ATGGATATTTTAGCTTTAATTAATAAAAAGAAATATGGTCAAGAATTGACTCGTGAAGAGATTAATTTTATTGTGGAAGGTTATACGTCAGGATCAATCCCAGATTATCAAATGTCAGCTTTTTTAATGGCGATTTACTTTCAAACAATGTCTATTTCTGAAATTTTAATTTTAACCGAGGCAATGATTAATTCAGGAGAAATTTATGATTTATCGTCAATTTCAGGATTTAAGGTTGATAAACATTCTTCTGGTGGAGTTGGTGATAAGGTTAGTTTAATTTATGCTCCATTAGTTGCTTCTTTTGGTTTAAAAGTTGCTAAAATGTCGGGACGTGGTTTAGGACAAACTGGTGGCACAATTGATAAATTAGAAAGTATTCCAGGATTTAAAGTTGAGATTCCTTTTAGTGAATTTGTTAAAATTATTAATCAAACAAATTTATCAATTATGTCACAAACTGATAATATTGTTCCAGCTGATAAGAAAATTTATGCTTTACGAGATGTTACGGCCACTGTTGATTCTTTGCCATTAGTTGCCGCAAGTGTTATGTGTAAAAAAATTGCAACAGGAAGTGATGGCATTATTTTAGATGTTAAATGTGGGAATGGTGCTTTTATGAAAACAATTTCAGAGGCACGAAAATTAGCCCAAATTATGGTTGAATTAGGAATTAAATTTAATAAGAAAATTGCAGCAGAGATTACTAATATGTCCGAACCATTGGGGCGAACCATTGGGAATGCAATTGAAATTTATGAAGTTTTACAGGCGTTAAAAGGAACTGGACCTGCTGATTTAAACTATATTGTTTGTGAATCAGCAGCGTTAAGTTTATGTCAAGCTGGTTTGTTTTCTGATTTAGCAACTGCTGTTACTGCATGCCAAGCAAAAATGCAGACAGAAGAACCACTAAATTATTTCCGTGCTTTTATAAAGGCCCAAGGTGGTGATTTAAATTTTATTGATAACGATCTACCTTTAAAAGATATTTTGAAAGTAAAAAATATTATTGAAATTAAAGCAACCCAAGCTGGATATATGGAGATTATTGATACAACTGAATTAGGTTTATTAGCTGTTCGTTTGGGGGCTGGCCGTGCAACAAAAAATGAAGAAATTGATTATCATGCTGGAATTTATCTTAATAAAAAGACGGGAGAAAACGTTGCTGTTGGAGATGTGGTAATGACTCTCTATACTAATCGATATATTACTGAACCGGTTTATAAATGAGCAGAACGGACTTTTAAAATTGTAACAGTAAAACCACGTGAACAAAAATTAATTTATGAAATAATTCAGTAA
- a CDS encoding lysophospholipid acyltransferase family protein, whose amino-acid sequence MLNIWKIILTWPRFLRTITKAKSISKKIKRDPNIVSEEYRYHWLQKRTRYMLWVYDVKIIVHDRDNWIDKGCLMVANHQSNVDPALLFVLNDFNKTAPCAFIAKKELANDKTFKNFLALIDVLFLDRDNPRQALELMKEANDLIRVPRTMVVFPEGTRSRNQEMGEFHAGSFKIAQKAHAPIIPVSIINSYPIFNKEQKKKGKKYVHIVFHKPIKPDTFMTKPTELIANNVKQIIQKGIEQYRDANHKKAYLEYKASLKKKNT is encoded by the coding sequence ATGTTAAATATTTGAAAAATTATTCTTACTTGGCCACGATTTTTACGAACAATTACAAAGGCAAAAAGTATCAGTAAAAAAATTAAACGAGATCCAAATATTGTTTCTGAAGAATATCGTTATCATTGATTACAAAAACGAACACGTTATATGCTTTGAGTATATGATGTGAAAATAATTGTCCATGATCGTGACAATTGGATTGATAAAGGCTGTTTAATGGTGGCAAATCACCAATCAAATGTTGATCCAGCCTTATTATTTGTTTTAAATGATTTTAATAAAACAGCACCATGTGCTTTTATTGCTAAAAAAGAATTAGCAAACGATAAAACATTTAAAAATTTTCTAGCATTAATTGATGTTTTATTTTTGGACCGCGATAATCCCCGCCAAGCTTTAGAATTAATGAAAGAGGCTAATGATTTAATTCGAGTACCAAGAACAATGGTTGTTTTTCCAGAAGGAACTCGGAGCCGCAATCAAGAAATGGGAGAATTTCATGCGGGTAGTTTTAAAATTGCTCAAAAAGCACATGCCCCAATTATTCCGGTTTCAATAATTAATTCTTATCCAATTTTTAACAAAGAGCAGAAAAAGAAGGGGAAAAAATATGTTCATATTGTTTTTCATAAGCCAATTAAACCAGATACTTTTATGACAAAACCAACAGAATTAATTGCGAATAATGTTAAACAAATTATTCAAAAGGGAATCGAACAATATCGTGATGCTAATCACAAAAAAGCTTATTTAGAATATAAAGCTTCCCTAAAGAAAAAAAATACATAA
- a CDS encoding dihydrofolate reductase translates to MIKLLWAMDENNLIGQNNHLPWHLKEELQHFKTTTVGQTILFGRLTYEGIGRPLPNRKTLVLTTKQDYVINHPDVKVVTNLRAIIDFYQNNPTDDIYICGGKKIYEATLPYADELIISYIKGKYEGDTYFPAFDLTQFILIKIVESEQFVIKYYKRKEQN, encoded by the coding sequence ATGATTAAGTTATTATGAGCAATGGATGAAAATAATTTAATTGGGCAAAATAATCATTTACCGTGACATTTAAAAGAGGAGTTACAACATTTTAAAACAACAACAGTTGGTCAAACAATATTATTTGGTCGTTTAACTTATGAAGGAATTGGCAGACCGTTACCAAATCGAAAAACATTAGTTTTAACAACTAAACAAGATTATGTGATTAATCATCCTGATGTTAAAGTTGTAACGAACTTGCGTGCTATTATTGACTTTTATCAGAATAATCCAACAGATGATATTTACATTTGTGGTGGAAAAAAAATTTATGAAGCAACATTACCATATGCTGATGAATTAATTATTAGTTATATTAAAGGAAAATATGAAGGAGATACTTATTTTCCAGCATTTGATTTAACACAATTTATATTAATTAAAATTGTTGAATCAGAACAATTTGTAATAAAATATTATAAGAGAAAGGAACAAAATTAG
- the thyA gene encoding thymidylate synthase: protein MEQYLKMTRFILEHGQEKEDRTNTGTISYFGYQMRFNLQEGFPLLTTKKVHFKSVVYELLWFIKGDTNIKYLVDNNVRIWNEWPYEKYKASPQYQNESLNEFVEKIKTDPIFATAFGDLGPVYGKQWRNFNGIDQLATLLDNLKSNPYSRRHIISAWNPAEIEKMALPPCHTLVQFYVSKDNKLSCQLYQRSADVFLGVPFNIASYSLLTHLIAQVSGLKVGDFVYTLGDCHIYKNHFAQINEQLTRTPRKLPTLKLNPAITSLFDFVYEDITLENYDPAPLIKGAVAV, encoded by the coding sequence ATGGAACAATATCTTAAGATGACACGATTTATTTTAGAACATGGTCAAGAAAAAGAAGACCGCACAAATACTGGAACAATTTCTTATTTTGGTTATCAAATGCGTTTTAATTTACAGGAAGGTTTTCCATTATTGACAACCAAAAAAGTTCATTTTAAGTCAGTTGTTTATGAATTATTGTGGTTTATTAAGGGAGATACAAATATTAAGTATTTGGTTGATAATAATGTTCGAATTTGAAATGAATGACCATATGAAAAATATAAAGCATCACCACAATATCAAAATGAATCATTAAATGAATTTGTAGAAAAAATTAAAACAGATCCCATTTTTGCAACTGCTTTTGGTGATTTAGGTCCTGTGTATGGCAAGCAATGACGAAATTTTAATGGTATTGATCAATTGGCAACTTTATTAGATAATTTAAAAAGTAATCCATATTCACGTCGTCATATTATTAGTGCTTGAAATCCAGCTGAAATTGAAAAAATGGCTTTACCGCCATGTCATACTTTAGTACAATTTTATGTTTCAAAAGATAATAAGTTAAGTTGCCAATTATATCAACGTAGTGCCGATGTTTTTTTAGGGGTTCCTTTTAATATTGCAAGTTATTCATTGTTAACACATTTAATTGCGCAGGTTTCTGGCTTAAAAGTTGGTGATTTTGTCTATACATTAGGTGATTGCCATATTTATAAAAATCATTTTGCACAAATCAACGAGCAGTTAACAAGAACACCACGTAAATTACCAACATTAAAGTTAAACCCAGCAATTACCTCTTTGTTTGATTTTGTCTATGAGGATATTACCCTTGAGAATTATGATCCCGCACCTTTAATTAAAGGAGCTGTTGCTGTTTAA
- a CDS encoding MATE family efflux transporter: protein MEEKLIMTKREHKLRYAKPWSAIWYFCGPMVLIMVIQGLYNIIDKNMAQNFTSLDIMNRFNIDEHTANNLVNITTGYTMTAFYTLFAFAALFGVGASIVFSMEYGRRNITQMRRIVGNMIGLQITLSIVVALVLFFLMNEHFGALLVKAQMNGGMSGLAQSRYITLAWEYSRVFIFCAPLLFLSFALPTFLRTEGKVFIVLIMQIISIPVNVLFSFVFAKLAHLQMSGVMMGSMMAWIFNIVFSASVIIFSKNSYCKFSWKDMIWSREIIKRSFPIGIGSFFLNFAMAIQVLISTILVVHLPGQDDVLITVNGQKVLATSVGIYICQLVYSTISPFIVIFTSAGVGLAQGATAICAYAFGAKKYKRIEQIIFRIAILELAWFTFVFAIILAFADKMMLIYNFPQELVGHYRWYTVLAFSTYIFASVTYTSMALYSAIGKSTQTLICSMLRSLIVMVPLSFIGYGVSLLTGNNIDYFILVGLNDLICAFIIGPMLISTWRKNKTKLIDHPDDFEQQNRDNLQANVVDKISLESDIK, encoded by the coding sequence ATGGAAGAAAAATTAATAATGACAAAACGTGAACATAAATTACGTTATGCAAAACCATGATCTGCAATTTGGTATTTTTGTGGTCCAATGGTTTTAATCATGGTTATTCAAGGGTTATATAACATTATTGATAAAAATATGGCCCAAAATTTTACAAGTTTAGATATTATGAATCGTTTTAATATTGATGAACATACAGCAAATAATTTAGTAAATATTACAACGGGTTATACAATGACAGCATTTTACACCTTATTTGCTTTTGCAGCATTATTTGGTGTTGGGGCATCAATTGTTTTTTCAATGGAATATGGACGACGTAATATTACACAGATGCGCCGAATTGTTGGTAACATGATTGGTTTACAAATTACTTTATCAATTGTTGTTGCTTTAGTTTTATTCTTTTTAATGAATGAACATTTTGGAGCATTATTAGTAAAAGCCCAAATGAATGGGGGCATGTCAGGACTGGCACAAAGTCGTTATATTACTTTAGCATGAGAATATTCACGAGTATTTATTTTCTGTGCGCCACTACTATTTTTATCGTTTGCTTTACCAACTTTCCTTCGCACAGAAGGAAAAGTATTTATTGTTTTAATAATGCAAATTATTTCAATTCCAGTTAATGTTTTATTTTCGTTTGTTTTTGCAAAATTAGCCCATTTACAAATGTCGGGTGTAATGATGGGTAGTATGATGGCATGAATTTTTAACATTGTTTTTTCGGCGAGTGTTATTATTTTTTCAAAGAATTCATATTGTAAATTTAGTTGAAAGGATATGATATGATCTCGTGAAATTATTAAACGCTCATTTCCAATTGGAATTGGTTCCTTCTTTCTTAATTTTGCAATGGCAATTCAAGTTTTAATTTCAACAATTTTAGTTGTTCATTTACCAGGTCAAGATGATGTTTTAATTACTGTTAATGGTCAAAAAGTATTGGCAACTTCAGTTGGAATTTATATTTGTCAATTAGTTTATTCAACCATTTCCCCATTCATTGTTATTTTTACTTCAGCCGGGGTTGGTTTAGCTCAAGGAGCAACTGCTATTTGTGCTTATGCTTTTGGAGCAAAAAAATATAAACGAATTGAACAAATTATTTTTCGCATTGCAATTTTGGAGTTAGCATGGTTTACATTTGTTTTTGCTATAATTTTAGCATTTGCTGATAAAATGATGTTAATTTATAATTTTCCGCAGGAACTAGTTGGACACTATCGATGATATACTGTTTTAGCATTTTCAACTTATATTTTTGCCTCAGTAACTTATACTTCAATGGCGCTATATTCTGCAATTGGCAAATCAACACAAACCCTAATTTGTTCAATGCTTCGTTCATTAATTGTAATGGTGCCATTATCGTTTATTGGTTATGGAGTTAGTTTATTAACTGGTAATAATATTGATTATTTTATTCTAGTTGGTTTAAACGATTTAATTTGTGCCTTTATTATTGGCCCAATGCTAATTTCAACTTGACGGAAAAATAAAACAAAATTAATTGATCATCCAGATGATTTCGAACAACAAAATCGGGATAATTTACAAGCTAATGTTGTTGACAAAATTTCTTTAGAAAGTGATATTAAATAG
- a CDS encoding peroxiredoxin, protein MNLKQEKFLFTDGKEHLISAFQKEKGYIFYFFPKAATAGCTLETVAYNRYYSKFLAAGYNVIGISRDNLKKQTKFQQDNAVEFPMICDIDEKLSKMFDVLKQKKMFNNVYMGIERSTFLLNNDFEIIEEWRKVAPVEHIKAVLSAVL, encoded by the coding sequence ATGAATTTAAAACAAGAAAAATTTTTATTTACTGATGGGAAGGAACATTTAATTTCTGCTTTTCAAAAAGAAAAGGGTTATATCTTTTATTTTTTTCCAAAAGCAGCAACAGCAGGTTGTACTTTAGAAACGGTTGCTTATAATCGTTATTATTCAAAATTTTTAGCGGCAGGCTATAATGTTATTGGTATTAGCCGAGACAATTTAAAAAAACAGACTAAATTTCAGCAAGATAATGCTGTTGAATTTCCAATGATTTGTGATATTGATGAAAAATTATCTAAAATGTTTGATGTATTGAAACAAAAGAAAATGTTTAATAATGTTTATATGGGAATTGAACGTAGTACTTTTTTGTTGAATAATGATTTTGAAATTATTGAAGAATGACGAAAAGTTGCGCCAGTTGAACACATTAAAGCTGTTTTATCAGCAGTTTTGTAA